A region from the uncultured Macellibacteroides sp. genome encodes:
- a CDS encoding nuclear transport factor 2 family protein, with the protein MEKQRIEADIIVMEKSALEKWNKGNPSGYLEIYAEDITYFDPYHNERIFGLENMCAFYEELRGQVAVDRCEMIDPKVQVTENMAVLTYNLVSYSGELRYPWNCTEVYRLETDGKWRIIHNHWSFIRPMDLENME; encoded by the coding sequence ATGGAAAAACAGCGCATTGAAGCCGATATTATAGTAATGGAAAAATCGGCATTGGAAAAGTGGAACAAAGGGAATCCATCCGGTTATCTTGAAATTTACGCAGAAGATATTACTTACTTCGATCCGTATCATAATGAACGGATTTTCGGCTTGGAAAACATGTGCGCTTTCTATGAAGAATTACGAGGGCAAGTAGCCGTTGACCGTTGCGAAATGATCGATCCCAAAGTACAGGTTACCGAAAATATGGCCGTTCTGACATACAATCTGGTGTCGTATTCGGGTGAACTAAGATACCCTTGGAACTGTACAGAAGTTTATAGATTGGAAACCGACGGAAAGTGGAGGATCATTCATAATCATTGGTCATTCATTAGACCTATGGATCTGGAAAATATGGAATAA